A section of the Lynx canadensis isolate LIC74 chromosome A1, mLynCan4.pri.v2, whole genome shotgun sequence genome encodes:
- the LOC115513674 gene encoding histone H2B type 3-B yields the protein MPDPSKSAPAPKKGSKKAVTKAQKKDGKKRKRSRKESYSIYVYKVLKQVHPDTGISSKAMGIMNSFVNDIFERIASEASRLAHYNKRSTITSREVQTAVRLLLPGELAKHAVSEGTKAVTKYTSSK from the coding sequence ATGCCTGATCCGTCTAAATCGGCACCCGCGCCCAAGAAGGGCTCCAAGAAGGCCGTCACCAAAGCGCAAAAGAAGGACGGCAAGAAGCGCAAGCGCAGCCGCAAGGAGAGCTACTCCATCTACGTGTACAAGGTGCTGAAGCAGGTGCACCCCGACACCGGCATCTCGTCCAAGGCCATGGGCATCATGAACTCGTTTGTCAACGACATCTTCGAGCGCATCGCCAGCGAGGCCTCCCGCCTGGCGCATTACAACAAGCGTTCTACCATCACGTCCCGCGAGGTGCAGACGGCCGTGCGCCTGCTGCTGCCGGGCGAACTGGCCAAGCACGCTGTGTCTGAGGGCACCAAGGCCGTCACCAAGTACACCAGCTCCAAGTGA
- the LOC115513668 gene encoding histone H2A type 3 — MSGRGKQGGKARAKAKSRSSRAGLQFPVGRVHRLLRKGNYSERVGAGAPVYLAAVLEYLTAEILELAGNAARDNKKTRIIPRHLQLAIRNDEELNKLLGRVTIAQGGVLPNIQAVLLPKKTESHHKAKGK; from the coding sequence ATGTCCGGCCGAGGCAAACAGGGCGGTAAGGCGCGCGCCAAGGCCAAGTCGCGCTCTTCTCGCGCGGGGTTGCAGTTCCCCGTAGGCCGCGTGCACCGGCTGCTCCGCAAAGGGAACTACTCCGAGCGGGTCGGGGCCGGCGCGCCGGTGTACCTGGCGGCGGTGCTGGAGTACCTGACTGCTGAAATCTTGGAGCTGGCGGGCAACGCGGCCCGCGACAACAAGAAGACGCGTATCATCCCGCGCCACCTGCAGCTGGCCATCCGCAACGACGAGGAGCTCAACAAGCTGCTGGGCCGCGTGACCATCGCGCAGGGCGGTGTCCTGCCCAACATCCAGGCCGTGCTGCTGCCCAAGAAGACGGAGAGCCACCACAAGGCCAAGGGCAAGTGA